One genomic window of Saccharomyces cerevisiae S288C chromosome XII, complete sequence includes the following:
- a CDS encoding uncharacterized protein (Putative protein predicted to have transmembrane domains; interacts with HSP90 by yeast two-hybrid analysis; YLR036C is not an essential protein) yields MKEAELSATESQDEIPKSNSLLIIEKLTKAVCSLYFINCFMVPSVDNLIEKYPKAIIIKIIDMILGAVTISLVIIVFFLYRKNGHFKNENKTKPKRCSKVVCPSCAARKKYPKWFQLKYLLLVSMTAFSFYFCTKIRFFFKTDQTINLHRLSQLFRLQLGWICTTALLFYFYDALILHSGFIEGYRCVNGKGAMSEGKTGQLN; encoded by the coding sequence ATGAAAGAGGCAGAACTTAGTGCGACAGAAAGCCAAGATGAGATCCCAAAGTCTAATTCCTTATTAattatagaaaaattaaCAAAGGCCGTTTGTAGCCTTTATTTTATAAATTGTTTTATGGTGCCATCAGTAGATAATTTGATTGAAAAGTACCCAAAAGCAATCATCATTAAGATCATAGATATGATTCTGGGGGCGGTAACAATTTCCCTCGTTATtatagttttctttttatatcGAAAGAACGGtcattttaaaaatgaaaataaaacaaagcCAAAGAGATGTTCGAAGGTAGTATGTCCCAGCTGTGCTGCCAGAAAAAAGTATCCTAAATGGTTTCAGCTAAAGTATTTGTTATTGGTATCAATGACTGCTTTCAGCTTCTACTTTTGTACCAAAAttaggtttttttttaaaactGACCAAACTATTAATTTACACCGACTATCACAGCTATTTAGATTGCAGCTAGGCTGGATATGTACTACTGCATTattattctatttttaCGATGCGTTGATATTACATAGCGGGTTCATTGAAGGGTATAGATGTGTCAATGGAAAGGGAGCGATGTCTGAAGGTAAAACCGGGCAATTAAATTGA
- the PAU23 gene encoding seripauperin PAU23 (Cell wall mannoprotein; has similarity to Tir1p, Tir2p, Tir3p, and Tir4p; member of the seripauperin multigene family encoded mainly in subtelomeric regions; expressed under anaerobic conditions, completely repressed during aerobic growth), with protein MVKLTSIVAGVAAIAAGVAAAPATTTLSPSDERVNLVELGVYVSDIRAHLAEYYMFQAAHPTETYPVEIAEAVFNYGDFTTMLTGIPADQVTRVITGVPWYSTRLRPAISSALSKDGIYTAVPN; from the coding sequence atggtcAAACTAACTTCAATTGTTGCTGGTGTCGCTGCTATTGCTGCTGGTGTCGCTGCTGCCCCAGCCACCACTACTTTATCTCCCTCTGACGAAAGAGTTAACCTGGTCGAATTAGGTGTCTACGTCTCAGATATCAGAGCTCATTTGGCTGAATACTATATGTTCCAAGCTGCTCATCCAACTGAAACTTACCCAGTTGAAATTGCTGAAGCTGTTTTCAACTACGGTGATTTCACCACTATGTTGACTGGTATTCCCGCTGATCAAGTCACTAGAGTCATCACTGGTGTCCCATGGTACTCCACCAGATTGAGACCAGCTATCTCCAGCGCTCTATCCAAGGACGGTATCTACACTGCTGTTCCAAACTAA
- the COX12 gene encoding cytochrome c oxidase subunit VIb (Subunit VIb of cytochrome c oxidase; cytochrome c oxidase is also known as respiratory Complex IV and is the terminal member of the mitochondrial inner membrane electron transport chain; required for assembly and activity of cytochrome c oxidase; phosphorylated; easily released from the intermembrane space, suggesting a loose association with Complex IV), which translates to MADQENSPLHTVGFDARFPQQNQTKHCWQSYVDYHKCVNMKGEDFAPCKVFWKTYNALCPLDWIEKWDDQREKGIFAGDINSD; encoded by the coding sequence ATGGCTGATCAAGAAAACTCTCCACTACATACAGTTGGTTTCGATGCTAGATTTCCCCAACAAAACCAAACAAAGCATTGTTGGCAATCTTATGTGGATTATCACAAGTGTGTTAATATGAAGGGCGAAGATTTTGCTCCGTGCAAGGTCTTTTGGAAGACCTATAACGCCTTATGTCCCCTAGACTGGATCGAAAAATGGGATGatcaaagagaaaaaggTATTTTCGCAGGTGATATCAACTCAGACTAA
- the RIC1 gene encoding Ric1p (Protein involved in retrograde transport to the cis-Golgi network; forms heterodimer with Rgp1p that acts as a GTP exchange factor for Ypt6p; involved in transcription of rRNA and ribosomal protein genes), protein MFIKQSEKNTPKCLYKKKGKVRVLLTGSCKKLNTWKMHLWPVSPPQLLRIPPRNAELGEGTKIDDCNILQSMTLPQANVLIMLTPTRVLIYNFKPMALVASHERTMASLKEFGDNRSMKRSAPYNDIIEGLISKKDSQYLLWHQGKLIFYVMTDKNFLLTYQILKNCTNEIIFKEYGIPVIEPLLMSEEEANSAEYDYNNDDDTLTVFDKNSSSRIIQNGFGITKEKGFLHFLSNQENIDELPVKKLELRLKVVLKFDYEIIDMIGIKTFSKVGDGRYEEVLIVLFPHGLQILTISDFKVSKSSLVEVKKGSKTIVCNKQLMVLSHDSVEKQTIVSIIDIEKQAVEAIPLTDTPDELLTCLEVNGYLVVVYKEKIICFDTRIKKVSHSWKPPFVIKLCDKINDKILLLVSEDSVNIHFYTEFGNLLFATYFDEDDYNGDNNNDNSKDKNEKKAAEYKISDFVCLDKSLITVSHSGKYQVWKLWEEIKQTQFDFRNPKCYVLTNTNNDVIIYSPVTSSSINNDNLQVIKLPTKTFNNHIAFVKINSSLRLFATYVSNKNILLIHNLETNMWSSFADQNVLDLHWLGDNYLVCHMKNDDGSTNLKCLQIPLQEANPDVELSDYVMWEYNVPENTIVFSLHVNTLSRYKLLKMKSKNHNASEKQPDALLKTAEIILVTDTQTIVFDVISTVHPCGLNIIKKFYQYLKINIPIDVLPNKIEWIINMKEGLLFFADRKFIKLGKVDGGGWQTLTLLDNIEKIIDVIRDEIFVVQGHNYVVYSLEDLWDDKKPLVSIPIEEDLYPISTTPETATTHTLHCIFNARFSKLVVKHQIYLDQLILAKLEDNTDLEDISHNYRFLKPYKFALEKILSTKILRSDSLDDILKLIKMYDNTDPEHNISPPTHSGMLEIISNCLRKIETKYWNHLFTNLKMTPRDLLALCIEENEAKMLGVLLLVFLNYDEKDLGDDLHFKKSDLGTEESKALNDNSTKKSEKSVTNLLKDEELMLKVLELLVTSAANATDPIKATDSWDMCFQLIRLLKELDRENNTQLVQKALERFK, encoded by the coding sequence ATGTTCATCAAACAgtctgaaaaaaatacacCTAAATGCCtctacaaaaaaaaaggtaagGTAAGAGTGTTATTGACCGGAAGCTGTAAGAAACTGAACACGTGGAAAATGCACTTATGGCCAGTCAGTCCGCCCCAATTGCTTAGAATTCCACCCCGCAACGCCGAATTAGGTGAGGGTACTAAAATAGATGATTGCAATATTCTTCAATCAATGACACTACCCCAGGCCAATGTTCTTATCATGCTAACCCCAACAAGAGTGCTCATTTACAACTTCAAACCAATGGCACTAGTAGCTAGCCATGAACGAACAATGGCTTCTCTTAAGGAATTTGGCGATAACAGATCAATGAAACGATCAGCTCCATATAATGATATCATCGAAGGgcttatttcaaaaaaggaCTCGCAATACTTATTGTGGCACCAGGGAAAGCTGATATTTTACGTAATGACTGATAAAAACTTCCTTTTAACATAccaaattttaaaaaactGCACAAATGaaataattttcaaagaataCGGCATACCCGTCATAGAGCCTCTTTTAATgagtgaagaagaagcgAACAGTGCTGAATATGACTATAACAACGATGATGATACTCTCACGgtatttgataaaaatagtTCTTCAAGAATTATACAGAATGGATTTGGCATAACTAAGGAAAAAGGGTTTTTACACTTTCTTTCTAATCAAGAAAACATTGATGAACTCCCCGTGAAAAAACTAGAACTTCGTTTAAAAGTAGTTCTTAAATTTGACTATGAAATCATAGACATGATTGGCATCAAGACATTTTCCAAAGTCGGGGATGGGCGTTATGAAGAAGTTTTGATAGTTTTATTCCCTCATGGATTACAAATACTTACAATATCGGATTTTAAAGTTAGCAAGAGCTCGTTGGTTGAAGTGAAGAAGGGATCCAAGACAATTGTGTGTAATAAACAATTAATGGTTTTATCTCATGATTCCGTCGAAAAGCAGACTATTGTAAGCATTATAGACATTGAAAAGCAAGCTGTTGAAGCAATACCGTTAACGGACACACCAGATGAACTTTTGACTTGCCTAGAAGTTAATGGATACCTGGTGGTCgtttacaaagaaaaaataatctGCTTTGATAcaagaattaaaaaagtAAGCCATTCTTGGAAACCACCATTTGTGATAAAACTTTGCGATAAaattaatgataaaatattactTTTGGTTTCTGAGGATAGTGTTAACATTCATTTTTACACAGAATTTGGGAATCTGCTATTCGCTACATATTTTGACGAAGATGATTATAATGGtgataacaataatgacaACAGCAAGGataaaaatgagaaaaaggCGGCTGAATATAAAATTTCTGATTTTGTATGCTTGGATAAATCACTAATAACAGTGTCTCATTCCGGAAAATATCAAGTTTGGAAATTATGggaagaaataaaacaaaCACAATTTGATTTCAGAAACCCAAAATGTTACGTATTAACCAATACGAACAATGATGTAATCATATATTCACCTGTGACAAGTTCTTCAatcaataatgataatttACAAGTCATAAAACTTCCTACAAAGACTTTCAATAATCATATTgcttttgtaaaaattaATTCTTCCTTGAGGTTATTTGCTACTTATGTGTCGAACAAAAACATACTGCTTATCCACAATCTAGAGACCAATATGTGGTCTAGTTTTGCTGACCAAAACGTGTTGGATTTACATTGGCTAGGTGATAATTATTTGGTTTGTCATATGAAGAATGATGATGGCTCAACAAATCTGAAATGTCTGCAGATTCCACTGCAAGAAGCGAATCCGGACGTGGAACTATCAGATTATGTCATGTGGGAATACAATGTTCCAGAGAATACGATTGTTTTCAGTTTACATGTTAATACTTTATCCCGGTATAAgttgttgaaaatgaaatccAAGAATCACAATGCTTCTGAAAAACAACCTGATGCATTGCTTAAAACTGCCGAGATTATTTTAGTTACTGATACACAGACAATTGTCTTCGATGTAATTTCTACTGTACATCCATGTGGATTAaacatcatcaaaaaattctacCAGTATCTCAAAATTAACATTCCAATTGATGTTTTACCCAACAAAATTGAGTGGATAATTAACATGAAGGAGGGcttgttattttttgccGATAGGAAATTTATAAAGCTTGGCAAAGTGGATGGAGGGGGCTGGCAAACCTTAACTTTGTTGGATAAcatagaaaaaataatcGATGTTATCAGGGACGAAATATTTGTAGTTCAAGGCCATAATTACGTCGTATACTCTTTGGAAGATTTATGGGATGATAAAAAGCCACTAGTTTCCATTCCAATCGAAGAAGATTTGTATCCAATATCAACCACCCCAGAAACAGCTACAACACATACACTTCACTGCATTTTTAACGCGcgattttccaaattggtGGTGAAACACCAAATATACCTCGACCAATTAATCTTAGCCAAATTAGAAGACAACACAGATTTGGAGGATATTTCACACAATTATCGTTTTTTAAAGCCTTACAAATTTGCACTCGAAAAGATTTTGTCTACTAAAATACTGCGAAGCGACTCTTTGGATGATATCCTGAAATTAATTAAGATGTATGACAACACCGATCCTGAGCATAATATTTCACCACCAACCCACAGTGGTATGTTAGAAATTATTAGTAATTGTTTAAGGAAGATCGAAACTAAATACTGGAACCATCTATTCACTAATCTAAAGATGACACCAAGAGATTTATTAGCACTCTGTATCGAAGAAAATGAGGCTAAAATGCTTGGCGTACTTCTGTTAGTGTTTTTAAATTACGATGAGAAAGATTTGGGAGATGATCTACATTTTAAGAAATCAGATTTAGGGACTGAGGAAAGCAAAGCTCTAAATGATAACTCTACAAAAAAGTCAGAGAAATCTGTCACTAATTTATTGAAGGATGAAGAATTAATGCTTAAAGTCTTAGAGCTTTTGGTGACAAGTGCTGCAAACGCCACAGACCCAATTAAAGCTACCGATTCGTGGGACATGTGTTTCCAATTAATACGCTTACTCAAGGAATTAGACAGAGAAAACAACACACAATTGGTTCAAAAAGCACTCGAGAgattcaaataa